The DNA region AACGTAAATACTATTGGTCCAAGAGGGGTATATGATGAAGCCAAGCGTTTTCAGGAGTCTATCACTATGGCATATCACAGATTCCATGGCTTAGAAACTCGAATTGTGCGTATATTTAATACCTATGGCCCTAGAATGCGATTAAATGATGGTCGAGTTATACCCGCATTTATAGGTCAAGCGCTGCGAGGTGAAGATTTAACCGTTTTTGGTGATGGGTTGCAAACCCGTTCGTTTTGTTATGTCGATGATCAAGTTGAAGGCATTTACAGGTTATTATTAAGCGATTATGCATACCCTGTTAACATCGGGAATCCGCACGAAATCACTATTAAAGATTTTGCTGGAGAAATTATAAGGCTAACGGGCACCACACAAAAGATTGTTTACAAAGATTTGCCTCAAAACGATCCCCTGCAACGCCAACCTGATATTAGTTTAGCAAAAAAAATATTAAATTGGGAGCCGAAAATAGACAGAGCGGAAGGCATGAAAATAACCTACGATTATTTCAGTACATTAACCAAAGACGAGCTGTTTAAAAGCGAACACAAAGATTTTGCCCAACACATAAAAAAATAACTATTGAGTACTTTTAAACAAGGTCGCTATTCCGGATTAATAAAACCTATTTTACACCTCGTTGATTTTAGTATCATTGGCGGTGTTATATTCTTGTTTGAGATTAACCTGAATAACATTTATTTGTTTTTGGGGTATGCCTTCGCATCTTGGCTTGTCATTGCTTTTAAAAATCAGTTTTATGAGGTCAATAGATACACTAAAGTCATACAGGTTATCACCTTGTTGTTTAGACAAATTATCTTCTTTTCAATTATACTATATGCTTTTATTGGGTTTTTTAAACAACCTGGTATAAGTCGGTTGTCGCTTGGAAACTATTTGTTGACGGTTTTTGGATTAGTTTCATTTTTTAAGTTTTTGTTTTTCTTTCTCTTAAATAAATATAGAGCAGTTTTAGGAGGAAACCTTAGAAGGGTAGTTGTTATTGGTGATACAGAAAAGACTAGGCAATTAATGCGTATTTTTAAAACCAGATTGGATTTTGGTTACGATTTCAAAAAACAGTTTAAAACGCAAAAGGAGGGTTTTTCGCTGCAAAAATGTTTCGACTTTATTATTGAAAACGACATCAATGAAATTTACTTTTCGGTGGCCGATTTATCCAACAAACAAATAAACCGATTGATCGACTTTGCCGATAATAATTTACGGGAATTAAAATTTATACCAGATAACAAGGATATATATTCTAAAAAGTTAAAATACGAATATTATGATTATATTCCTATTCTATCGTTAAGGACTATTCCTATTCAAGAAAAGGTTAACCAATTGACCAAGCGAACTTTCGATATTGTGTTTTCCCTTGGCATTATCATTTTTGTGCTATCATGGCTTACGCCCATCTTGGCCATCATCATAAAACTGGAATCAAGAGGCCCCGTATTTTTCAAACAATCCAGAAACGGGTTTAATTACAAAGAATTCGACTGTTACAAGTTTCGTTCCATGACGCCCAACAAAGATGCGCATTTGTTTCAAGCGACAAAGGGCGATAACCGCATTACAAAAGTGGGGGCTTTCATTAGAAAGACAAGTATTGACGAGCTCCCTCAGTTTTTTAATGTACTTTTCGGTGATATGTCGGTTGTGGGACCAAGGCCGCATATGGTAAGCCATACCAATATGTACGCGCAACGAATAGATAAGTTTATGGTGCGCCATTTTGTAAAACCGGGCATAACAGGATTGGCCCAGATAAGTGGTTTTAGGGGCGAGATAGAAACCGATAAAGATATTATCAATAGAGTAAAATATGACATCTTTTACATAGAAAACTGGTCGTTGTTATTGGATTTAAAAATAATGATACAAACTTTGACCAATGCGTTAAAAGGCGAGGAAAAAGCTTATTAATAAATAAGCGCTATGAAAACCACAAAAGTGTTATACATAGGAAACAATCTGTTTAGCAAAACGGGTTATCCTTCCACGTTGGAAACACTTAGTAATTTGCTACAAAAAGAAGGCTATACTGTAATAAAAACGTCGAGTCAATCTAACGTGGTGTTCCGAATGCTCGATATGGTTTTCAGTATTTTTAATCACCAACAAACTACTGATGTCGTTTTAATCGATACCTATAGTACGTTAAACTTTTATTACGCCTATTGCTGTGCTATTTTGCTACAATGGTTTAGAAAGCCTTATATTCCTATTTTACACGGCGGAAACCTTCCTGAAAGGTTGAAAAAATCGCCTCGAATGTCAAAAACCATTTTTTCAAACGCCTATGTTAACGTGGCACCATCCGAATATTTGTTGGAGGCTTTTCAAAATGCAGGCTTCAAAACCCTTTGCATCCCCAACGTACTCGAAATAGAAAATTATCCGTTTAAAGTTAGAGAAACACTACATCCGAAACTGTTATATGTAAGGTCGTTTGCCAAAATTTATAACCCCGAAATGGCCATAAAAGTATTGTTAGAACTAAAGAAAGATTACCCAAATGCCACATTGTGCATGGTAGGCCCCGATCGTGATGGTACCTTGGAAAATGTAAAAGCACTTGTGAAAGCACTTGATTTGGAAAGCTCGGTGAAATTCACAGGTGTTTTAACAAAAGAAGCATGGCACAAAAAATCGGAAGCATTCGATGTTTTTATAAACACCAGCAATGTCGATAACATGCCAGTTAGCATCATTGAAGCCATGGCTTTAGGATTACCGGTTGTATCCACCAATGTAGGAGGAATAAAGCATTTGGTAAAAGACCAAGAAACTGGGGTCTTGGTGAAACCAAACGACGTTGTCGCTATGGTTAACAGCATTAAGGATTTAATTGAAAACGACTCGGGTAAAATCACCCAAAAAGCTCGAAAGCAAGTTGAAAACTATCAATGGGAGGTGGTAAAACACCAATGGAACCAATTACTTGAGAAAGCATGATCTATAAATGGCTCTATATTTTGGGACGAAATTTGAGGAACCCTTCTTCAAAAAGCATCCATCAATTTTTGAATGTTTCGCAGGGCTATTCGTTGGAGCAGTTGGAAGGTTTTCAATTGAAAAAACTAAAGGAGCTCATTGCATTTGCCTATCAATATTCGCCATTTTACCGAAAGACTTTTGATAAAAAAGGAATAAAACCATCCGATATTACATCACTTTCCGATTTAAAAAAATTGCCCACCATCACCAAAAGAGAACTGATTCAGCATAATTCAGAAATCCATACGAATTATAAATTCAAAAAAACATTTCAGGCCAAAACATCGGGGACGTCGGGCCAATCGTTGGTGTTTACAAGAAACGAATATGCCGATGCGTTCAACAGGGCAGTCATCAACCATAATTACAGCAATTATGGCATAAATCCTTGGGATAGAAATGGCTACTTTTGGGGATTCAATCAGTCGCTTTTCTATAAATTGAAAACCCGATTGCTAGATGCTTTTCAAAATCGATTTCGGGTGTTTTCGTATTCAAAAACCGAAATGAAGCGATTTATAAAAAAGCTAAAAGATGCCCAATATATCCATGGTTACTCATCAAGTATTTACGAAACGGCAAGGGCCATAAATGCTTCAGAAACTAAAAAGCCGAGTAAAATCAAAATGGTTAAGGGCACTTCTGAAAAGATTTTCGATTACTATCAGCCTGAAATCAAACAGGCCTTTGGAACAAAAATGATTAGCGAATACGGCGCAGCAGAAGCTGGAATCATTGCTTTTGAATGCCCCAAAGGCAATATGCACATAAACATGGAAGGTGTAATTGTTGAAGAAATGAACAATGAAATTTTGGTTACCAATTTGCACATGCTTTCTTTTCCGATAATTCGATATCAATTAGGCGATTATATAAAATTGGCTCCAAAAAGTAAGGCGTGTGACTGCGGAAAAGCACATCTCATTTTAGAAGACGTTTTGGGTAGAATTGGCGAAACGGTTTACGGAATTAGCGACAAATATCCCAGTTTGTATTTTTATTATATTTTTAAAAACCTTTCGGAAAAGCATGGGTTGAATTTGGAATATCAAGTGATTCAAAAGGAAAAAGGACAGTTGGATTTCAATATTTTTTCCGACTTATCAACCAAAGAAAAACAACTTTTATCAAAAGAAATTGAAAGTTATTTTAAAGGCGACATAACATACAGAATAAATACCGATGCCGAATTGGTAGCTACAAAAAAAGGAAAAAAGAAAAGTTTTATTTCAACCATCAAACATCAATGAGCAATAGCACCCCCCTTGTTTCGGTCATTACAGCTTGTTACAACTCTGAAAAACACATTTCGGAAACCATAAGCAGTGTGCTCAATCAAACCTATCAAAATTGGGAAATGTTGTTGGTTGACGATTGCTCAAGCGATAATACCATTTCAATAATCGAAACACTTCAGAAGTCAGATTCGCGAATTAAACTGTTTCAGCTTAATGAAAATTCAGGAGCAGCCGTGGCCAGAAATAAAGCCATTAATGAAGCGAAGGGCGAGTTTATCGCTTTTCTGGATAGCGACGATAAATGGTTACCATTAAAACTCGAAAAGCAAATCCGGTTTATGCTGCATAAGGGGTATAATTTAACGCACACCGCATACCAATGGATTGATGAATCTGGAGATTCTTTAAATAAAACTTTAAATCCGCCCCAAGTTTTGAGTTATAGCGACATGCTTTATTCCAATAAAATAGGGTGCTTAACGGCCATTTATAACCGGACTAAATTGGGAAAAGTGTATATGCCGCTTATTAGAAAACGACAAGATTATGCTTTGTGGCTTAAAATATTAAAAACAGGTGAGGAAGCCCATGCACTGCCCGAAGTCCTTTCAGAATACCGAAAAACCAATGATTCCATGTCTAACAATAAGTTCGATTTAATAAAATGGAATTGGAAACTGTTACGGCAAGTGGAGCGGTTACCATTATTAAAATCGGCGTACTATTTGGCATGGCACGTCATCATAAAACTGAAAGGGTAGCTTTTAAAAATAAAAACTCGCCCATCTATTAGTAGCTTTAATCAAAAGCAATTATTTTTGTGCCTTTAATAAACACACAGAACATGAACATCTTAATTCTTGGCTCAGGCGGAAGAGAACACACATTTGCTTGGAAAATAGCACAAAGCCCAAAATGCGAACAGTTATTTGTGGCTCCTGGTAACTCCGGAACGGCAGAAGTGGCAACCAACGTAAATATTGGTGAAACCGATTTTGGGGCTATTAAAGAATTGGTGTTGAATGAAAATATAGAATTGGTGGTTGTTGGCCCGGAAGCACCTTTGGTGGCGGGGGTTCACGATTACTTTTTAAACGACGATGCCATCAAGCATGTTAAGGTCATTGGGCCACAAAAAGTAGCCGCAGAGTTGGAAGGCAGTAAAGAATTCGCCAAGGAATTTATGATGCGTCACAACATTCCAACGGCAGCTTACGAGAGCTTTACGGCCGAAACCGTTGAAAAAGGCTATGCGTTTTTAGAAACCTTAAAACCACCGTATGTACTGAAAGCAGACGGGTTGGCAGCAGGAAAAGGAGTGGTGATTTTAAATGATTTGGATGAAGCCAAAGCCGAATTGAAAAGCATGCTGGTCGATGCCAAATTTGGTCAAGCTAGTACCAAAGTGGTTATCGAAGAGTTCTTGGATGGTATCGAGTTGAGTTGTTTTGTGTTGACTGATGGTGAAAACTATAAAATCTTACCAACCGCTAAAGATTACAAGCGTATCGGTGAGGGAGATACTGGCCTTAACACAGGTGGAATGGGAGCGGTTTCGCCCGTGCCTTTTGCTACCGAGGATTTTTTAAATAAAATTGAGGAGCGCATTGTAAAACCAACTATTGAAGGCTTTAAAAAAGACAAACTGCCTTACGTGGGCTTTGTGTTCATTGGGTTGATAAAAGTGGAAAATGACGACCCAAAAGTAATTGAATACAATGTTAGGATGGGCGATCCAGAAACCGAAGTAGTATTCCCAAGGTTGAAAAACGATTTGGTTGAGGTGCTTCAGGCGATGGGCAATGGTACTTTAAACGAAATAGATATTGAAATAGACGAACGTGCGGCTACAACGGTCATGTTGGTTTCGGGAGGTTACCCTGAGGCTTACGAAAAAGGAAAGGAAATAACGGGTATTGAGGCTATCAATGGCTCTATTGCGTTCCACGCCGGCGCACAATTAAAAGACGGGAAAGTTGTAACCTCTGGTGGCCGTGTTATGGCGATAACTTCATACGGAAATACGTACCAAGAGGCCATAAAAAAATCTTACCAAAATATAGAAAAACTACATTTTGATAAGATGAATTATCGTAAAGATATCGGATTCGATTTATAGAAACGAGTGCGAAGAAATGCTTTTGTCTTCTTCGTTGTTGTCGTTAAATATTTTTAACTGTTTCATCCAGTAAACCATGGCTACAAAACCAATAAGCATGAAAATCCATGAAATGGTATTGGCGGCAAACCAGTTTTCTAACTCAAGTGCTTTTAAGGCATCGTACGGAGCAAACAGTACATTTACAAATAAGTCCTGTATAGCGTAAAATAAGTCTTTCATTTTGTGTTTGTTTATTGTTTACCAACCGTTTTATAGTTAGTATATTTACTACGCAAAAATACAAAAACAGATAATGATAACAAGTTTTTTTAATAAATCTAAACCTGTAAACTTCGTTATTGTGTTTTTAATTACACTATTGGCTTTTATAGTGGCCAAAACCCATATGGGTTACGATGCTATTACAGGTGGTTTTTTGTTTAAACAGGCCTTGCTTTTATTGGTGGCTTATAGCTCCATTCTACTTTTAAATTTTGTAGTTGGAAAAAATAGTTTATCTAAAAAGAATCACTACGAACTATTATTATTCAGCCTGTTTTTTTTAACCATTGTAGAAACCACAAACGAAGCAGAAGTGTTATTGGCTAATTTTTTTGTGCTTTTGGCTTTGCGGAGGTTGCTGAGTGTGCGTTCGCAACGTGAGTTGAAAAAGAAGTATTTTGATGCTGCATTTTGGATAGCGGTGGCCAGTCTATTCTATTTTTGGGTTATTTTATTTTTTGTTTTAATCTTGGCATCTCTGGTTTTGTATTCCGATAACAATATTAGGCATTGGGTGGTGCCGTTTTTGGGAGTCGCTGCGGTGTTTGTTATTTCGGTGGCCGCATCAGTGATTTTTTATGGTGGTTTTTTTAATGTTTTCGATTTGTCTCTTCAGGTTGATTTTGATTTTTCAAAATACAATTCCACGAAATTTTTAATTGCCATTACCTTACTATTGTCCTTTGGTTTGTGGTCATTGTTCTTTTATATTCGGAATATTAAGCAGAAAAAGAAGTCGAATAGAACTACTTTAAAAACGGTGGTTTTGGCTGCGGTTATTGGTTTTGTAATTGTACTTTTAACGCCCAATAAAAACGGAAGCGAGTTTTTGTTTTTGTTCGCTCCCTTGGCCGTTGTGGTTTCAAATTATATCGAATCCATTTCCGAAAAATGGTTCAGGGAAGTGTTTTTGGGTGTATTGATTATTGTGCCTTTTGTACTGTTAATGCTGTAGCTTTTCGCCAAAAGCTAAATCGCCCGCATCACCAAGCCCCGGAACAATGTAGCCTTTGTCGTTTAGTTTTTCGTCAACGGTGGCAATCCATAAATGCACGTTTTCGTCAAAATGGTTTTCAATAAATTTAATGCCCGGTTGAGCGCCAATAACACTCACTAAATGGATGGCTTTCGGTTTACCAAAGGGCCTTAAAGCCCTAAAGGTGGCGACAAGTGATTGTCCAGTGGCCAACATCGGGTCGGCCAAAATCAATGTTTTGCCTTCCAAGTTGGGGCAGGCGAGGTATTCCACAATAATTTCAAAATCATCGGAATTATTTTTATGGTGCCTGTACGCCGAAATAAAAGCATTTTCGGCTTTGTCAAAATAATTGAGCAATCCGTTATGCAACGGAATACCTGCTCTCAAAATAGAGCATAATACCACATCGTTTTGAGGCAGTGGTATTGTTGATTTTCCCAAAGGGGTTTCAACCGTTTTCGACTCATAATATAGTGATTTACTCATTTCATAACCCAAAATCTCACCAATGCGTTCAATATTTCGCCGAAAACGCAAGCGGTCGTTTTGGACGTCGGTGTTTCTAATTTCAGAAATAAATGTGTTCAAAATGGAATTTTGAAGCGATAGGTTGTGGATTTTCATTGGTGTAAAATTATTTTTAAAGTTAATGAAACCCGTTTACAAATTAATTGAGAATAGTTAAAACAATCCCAATGCGATTCAAGCGAGCCTAAAATATTGTTTAAATTACGTAGTTTTGTGCTTTTTAAAACCAAAAACATGTTTACAGATAAGGCAAATAAAATATTTCAGGACGTTATAGAAAAATACCACGTTTTTAATATGGTAGATCAACCGTTTGAGAACGCTTACCCAGAGAGCGAATTAATCGAACATTTGTTGTACAGAAAATGTTGGATTGATACCGTGCAGTGGCATTATGAGGATATTATTCGTGATCCACAAATCGACCCCGTGGCAGCATTAAAGTTGAAGCGACAAATTGATGCTTCCAACCAAGACCGCACCGATATGGTGGAGTATATCGACAGCTATTTTCTGGATAAATATAAGCATGTTGAAGCGAAAGCTGATGCGACGATAAACACCGAAAGCCCAGCATGGGGCATTGATCGCTTGTCAATTTTAGCATTGAAAATTTACCACATGAACGAAGAGGCTACCCGCGAAGACGCTTCGGAAGCCCACCGTACTGCTTGCCAAAAGAAATTGGACGTTTTGTTGGAGCAGCGCGTAGATCTTTCAACCGCTATCGATACGCTTTTAAGCGATATTGAAAATGGTGATAAATACATGAAGGTGTACAAGCAAATGAAAATGTACAACGACGACGAATTGAACCCTGTGCTTCGTTCGCAAAAGTAGGAGAGTGTCTAAAAAGTAATAAATGAACGTCATTGCGAGAAATTTTATTTCGAAGCAATCTCATAATCAAAACTTTGATTTTTAAAGATTCCTTCACTTTGTTCGGAATGACGACTTTTTAGAATTCCTCAACAAACAAACCCAAATGCCCAAACCAACAAAAAACATCTTAGTCATCCGCTTTTCCGCAATGGGCGACGTGGCCATGACGGTGCCGGTTTTAAGGGCATTAACACAACAACATCCCGAGTTAAAAGTAACCCTTTTAACTCGGGCTTTTTTTGCGCCATTTTTTAGGGACATCCAAAATGTAAATGTTTTTTCGGCCGATTTAAAAGGCAAGCATAAAGGTGTTTTCGGACTCTACAAGCTATCAAAAGAAATAAAAAAACTGAATATCAATGTCACTTCGAGCGGAGTCGAGAAGTCTTCTCTAAAAATTGATGCGATTGCCGATTTGCACAATGTGTTGCGAACAAAAGTTTTAAAACATTTTTTGCGATGCAAACGTTTTATTTCAATCGATAAAGGACGAAAGGAAAAAAAGCAGTTAACTTCTGGGAAGATTTTTGAACCACTAAAAACCACCCATCAACGCTATGCCGATGTATTTGATGGTTTGGGCTATCCGGTAGATTTATCAAATCCTTCCTTTCCCGAAAAAGCAGAGCTAAGTACAAAACTTAAGGATTTACTCGGAGAATCTTCCCAAAAAATGATTGGAATAGCACCTTTTGCTGCCCATAGCGGAAAAATGTATCCGTTGGAACTCACCAAAAAAGTGATTGAAACCCTTAGCAAAGATTATAAAATCGTTTTGTTTGGCGGTGGCAAAAAAGAGATTGACATTTTAAATAAAATGGAATCTGCTTTTGAAAACACAGTAATCATCGCTGGAAAATTAAGCCTTGATGAAGAGCTGGACATGGTTTCCAATTTAGAAGTAATGCTCTCCATGGATTCTGGTAATGCCCATATCGCGGCCATGATGGGCATAAAAACCGTCACCATTTGGGGCGTTACGCATCCCTATGCTGGGTTTGCGCCGTTCAACCAACCTAAAGATTACGCCATTTTGCCCGATAGGAACCAATTCCCTTTAATTCCAACATCGGTTTACGGCAATAAATATCCTGAAAATTACGAAGCTGCAGCTGGGAGTATTTTTCCTGAAACTGTGGTTGAAAAAATTAAGTCAATTATTTAAACTTCTCACCCTTTGGGGGAGATGCCCGCAGGGCAGAGGGGGCTTACACATCATCATAATCCACTGAAATAGTTGGCGTTGTTGGGTGGGCCTGGCAAGTTAATATCAAACCTTCGGCCACTTCATTTTCAGTTAAAATGTTATTTTGTCTCATGGTAGCAGAGCCTTCTGTAACACGGGCTAAGCAGCTGCTGCAAATACCGCCTTGGCAGGAGTAGGGAGCATCTAAATCCTCATCGATGGTCGCTTCTAAAATGGTCTGTTTTGCAGACATTTCAAAAGTTGAGGTTTCGTCATCAACGGTTACCGTAATTTGTGTTTTTCCCGGGGCAACAGTATCGTTTTCAACTTTAACGTCGGCGGGCTTGGCGGCTTTAAACAGCTCGAAGTGGATTCTGTTCGGATCAACGTCATGTCCGGTCAAAACATCTTTTACCGTATGTATCATCGCTTCGGGTCCGCAAAGGTAATAGGCATCTACATCAATATGTTTGTGCTTGTTTTTCATCACGTAGTTCACCGTGCTTTTTTCAATTCTTCCGAAAATGGAATCGTCGTCCTCATCGCGTTGGCTAAATACAAATTGAATGGAAAAACGTTCGTTATGTTGGTTTTGAAGTTCCAATAGCTCATTTAAAAACATGGTTTCTTCAGTGGTCTTGTTGCCATAAACCAAAATAACTTTGCTATAAACTTCTTCTTCCAAAGCACATTTAATAATACTTAAAATAGGGGTGATACCACTACCTGCAGCAAAAAGCGCGATGTTCTTGGTTTTGGAGTCGTTTGGTGTAAAAACAAATCGGCCTCGAGGCGGAGCTACGTCTAGAGTGTCACCAGCCTTTAAAGTGTTGTTGGCGTACCATGAAAAGGTACCGTCTTTCACCTCTTTAACTGCAACTTTCAATTCACCACTTTTGGGAGAAGAACACAGCGAATAATCACGACGCACTTCGTTGCCATCAATTTCAGTTTTTAATGTAATGTATTGTCCCGCTTGAAAAGAAAAGGTGTCTTTCAGGTTGCCCGGAACGTTAAAAGTGATGCTGATGGATTTATCGGTTTCCCGAGTAATATTTTGTACGGAAAGCTTGTGAAATGATGACATGAAAAAATAATTTTTAGCAAAAATAGTGAAGTTGAGGTGTAAATTTTAACTTTGGGAGTAACAATTGGATTAAAAATTTAACTAATACACCGTATTCAAAACAGATAAAAAAGAGAGCATGAAAAAATTATTGTTGTTATATGGCTTTTTAGTGTTTGCTATTACACAAGTTCAGGCGCAAGACCATTCAGATTTTAAAAACGAAACCATTGAATTTTTAAAATTAACCGGAGCTGGTGATGCGTTTGTAAATGCCATTGACCAAATCGGGGTTATGGTTTCTGCCGATAAAAAAGAAGCTTATACTAAAGAAGCCAAAGGTACATTAATAGGGATATACGATAAAATCGCTGAATTGTATATGACCGAATTTACTCATGAGGAAATTAAAAAACTTACCGCTTTTTACAATACCGACTTAGGCAAAAAACTAGCCAAAAAGCAATTGGGATTAACCCAAAAAGCAATGGCTTTTGGGCAAACTTGGGGTATGGAAGTACAGGGTATTGCGCAAAAATATCAATAGTACGGATTGGGGTTTGGTTTCAATGTAAGTTTTTGACAGCTAAGCGTTTTATTTAAAAGTGTTTGCATTTTATAGCTAAATTCAAAAAGATGCTTATTTTTACCACTCTATTATAATAATGGTGTGAGTTTGCAGTTATTATTTAGACTAAAAATACCAGCATTGAAAACCTATAAAACCATACTTGTTGTCTTTTTTTCAATCTTCTTGGCGGTGGGCTGTTCAAGAAAAAAAGACCGATTTATTAGTCGAAATTACCATGCCGTAACTGCCGAGTTCAATGCGCTTTTCAATGGCTACAGTGCCTTGGAAGAAGGTAGGCAAACCCTAAACGATGCGTATTTCGATAACTATTGGGAGGTTTTGCCCATAGAACGCATGCAGATTTTTGAAGATGTGGTGCTGCCGGGG from Tamlana crocina includes:
- a CDS encoding UDP-glucuronic acid decarboxylase family protein gives rise to the protein MKRVLVTGAAGFLGSHLCDRFIKEGFYVIGMDNYITGDKKNLAHLANHPRFEFIKHDVTEFVEIEGNLDYVLHFASPASPIDYLKIPIQTLKVGSLGTHNLLGLAKAKNARILIASTSEVYGDPLVHPQNEDYYGNVNTIGPRGVYDEAKRFQESITMAYHRFHGLETRIVRIFNTYGPRMRLNDGRVIPAFIGQALRGEDLTVFGDGLQTRSFCYVDDQVEGIYRLLLSDYAYPVNIGNPHEITIKDFAGEIIRLTGTTQKIVYKDLPQNDPLQRQPDISLAKKILNWEPKIDRAEGMKITYDYFSTLTKDELFKSEHKDFAQHIKK
- a CDS encoding undecaprenyl-phosphate glucose phosphotransferase; translation: MSTFKQGRYSGLIKPILHLVDFSIIGGVIFLFEINLNNIYLFLGYAFASWLVIAFKNQFYEVNRYTKVIQVITLLFRQIIFFSIILYAFIGFFKQPGISRLSLGNYLLTVFGLVSFFKFLFFFLLNKYRAVLGGNLRRVVVIGDTEKTRQLMRIFKTRLDFGYDFKKQFKTQKEGFSLQKCFDFIIENDINEIYFSVADLSNKQINRLIDFADNNLRELKFIPDNKDIYSKKLKYEYYDYIPILSLRTIPIQEKVNQLTKRTFDIVFSLGIIIFVLSWLTPILAIIIKLESRGPVFFKQSRNGFNYKEFDCYKFRSMTPNKDAHLFQATKGDNRITKVGAFIRKTSIDELPQFFNVLFGDMSVVGPRPHMVSHTNMYAQRIDKFMVRHFVKPGITGLAQISGFRGEIETDKDIINRVKYDIFYIENWSLLLDLKIMIQTLTNALKGEEKAY
- a CDS encoding glycosyltransferase family 4 protein, which codes for MKTTKVLYIGNNLFSKTGYPSTLETLSNLLQKEGYTVIKTSSQSNVVFRMLDMVFSIFNHQQTTDVVLIDTYSTLNFYYAYCCAILLQWFRKPYIPILHGGNLPERLKKSPRMSKTIFSNAYVNVAPSEYLLEAFQNAGFKTLCIPNVLEIENYPFKVRETLHPKLLYVRSFAKIYNPEMAIKVLLELKKDYPNATLCMVGPDRDGTLENVKALVKALDLESSVKFTGVLTKEAWHKKSEAFDVFINTSNVDNMPVSIIEAMALGLPVVSTNVGGIKHLVKDQETGVLVKPNDVVAMVNSIKDLIENDSGKITQKARKQVENYQWEVVKHQWNQLLEKA
- a CDS encoding phenylacetate--CoA ligase family protein, coding for MGRNLRNPSSKSIHQFLNVSQGYSLEQLEGFQLKKLKELIAFAYQYSPFYRKTFDKKGIKPSDITSLSDLKKLPTITKRELIQHNSEIHTNYKFKKTFQAKTSGTSGQSLVFTRNEYADAFNRAVINHNYSNYGINPWDRNGYFWGFNQSLFYKLKTRLLDAFQNRFRVFSYSKTEMKRFIKKLKDAQYIHGYSSSIYETARAINASETKKPSKIKMVKGTSEKIFDYYQPEIKQAFGTKMISEYGAAEAGIIAFECPKGNMHINMEGVIVEEMNNEILVTNLHMLSFPIIRYQLGDYIKLAPKSKACDCGKAHLILEDVLGRIGETVYGISDKYPSLYFYYIFKNLSEKHGLNLEYQVIQKEKGQLDFNIFSDLSTKEKQLLSKEIESYFKGDITYRINTDAELVATKKGKKKSFISTIKHQ
- a CDS encoding glycosyltransferase family 2 protein — translated: MSNSTPLVSVITACYNSEKHISETISSVLNQTYQNWEMLLVDDCSSDNTISIIETLQKSDSRIKLFQLNENSGAAVARNKAINEAKGEFIAFLDSDDKWLPLKLEKQIRFMLHKGYNLTHTAYQWIDESGDSLNKTLNPPQVLSYSDMLYSNKIGCLTAIYNRTKLGKVYMPLIRKRQDYALWLKILKTGEEAHALPEVLSEYRKTNDSMSNNKFDLIKWNWKLLRQVERLPLLKSAYYLAWHVIIKLKG
- the purD gene encoding phosphoribosylamine--glycine ligase — encoded protein: MNILILGSGGREHTFAWKIAQSPKCEQLFVAPGNSGTAEVATNVNIGETDFGAIKELVLNENIELVVVGPEAPLVAGVHDYFLNDDAIKHVKVIGPQKVAAELEGSKEFAKEFMMRHNIPTAAYESFTAETVEKGYAFLETLKPPYVLKADGLAAGKGVVILNDLDEAKAELKSMLVDAKFGQASTKVVIEEFLDGIELSCFVLTDGENYKILPTAKDYKRIGEGDTGLNTGGMGAVSPVPFATEDFLNKIEERIVKPTIEGFKKDKLPYVGFVFIGLIKVENDDPKVIEYNVRMGDPETEVVFPRLKNDLVEVLQAMGNGTLNEIDIEIDERAATTVMLVSGGYPEAYEKGKEITGIEAINGSIAFHAGAQLKDGKVVTSGGRVMAITSYGNTYQEAIKKSYQNIEKLHFDKMNYRKDIGFDL
- a CDS encoding uracil phosphoribosyltransferase; amino-acid sequence: MKDLFYAIQDLFVNVLFAPYDALKALELENWFAANTISWIFMLIGFVAMVYWMKQLKIFNDNNEEDKSISSHSFL
- a CDS encoding DUF6427 family protein, which codes for MITSFFNKSKPVNFVIVFLITLLAFIVAKTHMGYDAITGGFLFKQALLLLVAYSSILLLNFVVGKNSLSKKNHYELLLFSLFFLTIVETTNEAEVLLANFFVLLALRRLLSVRSQRELKKKYFDAAFWIAVASLFYFWVILFFVLILASLVLYSDNNIRHWVVPFLGVAAVFVISVAASVIFYGGFFNVFDLSLQVDFDFSKYNSTKFLIAITLLLSFGLWSLFFYIRNIKQKKKSNRTTLKTVVLAAVIGFVIVLLTPNKNGSEFLFLFAPLAVVVSNYIESISEKWFREVFLGVLIIVPFVLLML
- the upp gene encoding uracil phosphoribosyltransferase; the encoded protein is MKIHNLSLQNSILNTFISEIRNTDVQNDRLRFRRNIERIGEILGYEMSKSLYYESKTVETPLGKSTIPLPQNDVVLCSILRAGIPLHNGLLNYFDKAENAFISAYRHHKNNSDDFEIIVEYLACPNLEGKTLILADPMLATGQSLVATFRALRPFGKPKAIHLVSVIGAQPGIKFIENHFDENVHLWIATVDEKLNDKGYIVPGLGDAGDLAFGEKLQH
- a CDS encoding DUF4254 domain-containing protein, which produces MFTDKANKIFQDVIEKYHVFNMVDQPFENAYPESELIEHLLYRKCWIDTVQWHYEDIIRDPQIDPVAALKLKRQIDASNQDRTDMVEYIDSYFLDKYKHVEAKADATINTESPAWGIDRLSILALKIYHMNEEATREDASEAHRTACQKKLDVLLEQRVDLSTAIDTLLSDIENGDKYMKVYKQMKMYNDDELNPVLRSQK